A stretch of DNA from Chitinivorax sp. PXF-14:
CAGCGCGCCGGCCGATGAGCTTGGCGCGCGGCGTCAGGGTGAAACGGCAGAACGCTTCGTTCACGGCCAGCAGGCAGCCCGAGGCATCCTGCAGGAAGGCAGGTTCCCGGTGGGTTTCCAGGTAGGCGGCGAGTGGCGCGAGGGAATCCATCACCGCGGCTCCTGGTGGCGGCTCAGGCGCCGCGTCTGTCGTAGCGTACAAAGGCGTAACCGAAGCCACGGCCGTCGTCGGCATGCACGACGCGCTCGGCCTCCTGCCACTGCGTCATGTCGAGCGCGGGGAAGTAGGCGTCGCCCGCGACATCCGCGTCGATCTCGGTCAGATAGAGCCGCTGGGCCAGCCCCATGGCCTGGCTGTAGAGCTCCGCGCCGCCGATGACGAAGACCTCGTCGGCGGCCGGTGCCAGCTCAAGCCCCTGGGCGATCGAGCCGGCAACGAGGCAGCCGTCGGCCCGCCACTGTGAATTGCGGCTGATGACGATCGAGGTGCGGCCTGGCAGCGGGCGGCCGATCGATTCGAAGGTCTTGCGCCCCATCAGGATCGGGTGGCCGAGCGTGAGTGCCTTGAAGTGCTTGAGATCCTCCGGCAGATGCCAGGGCAAGCGGTTGTCGATGCCGATCACGCGGTTACGCGCCATGGCGGCGATCAGGGAAAGGGTCGGGCTCATTCAGTCGTTATAGGGGTTGGTGAGTTCATCGACCAGGCGGTGCAACACATCCTTTACCTGTCGTTCGTCGCAGCCCATCAGCAGCGCGTCTTCGAGCGCATCCTGAGCGGCCTGCTGCAGCTCTTCGAGATTCTCGCGCATGACCTTGATCTTCTCGACGCAGGCGATCACCTCGCCCGTCGCCGAGCGCCACACGATACCATCGAACTTGCTCATGGCTGCCTCACACCGCGACCGGCGCCTTGATGGCGGGGTGCGGGTCGTAATGGTCGAGACGGAAGTCGTCATAACTGAAGGTGAAGATGTCGTTCACCTCGGGGTTGATCCACATCGTCGGCAAGGCGCGCGGCTCGCGCGACAGCTGCAGCTCGGTCTGCTCGAGGTGGTTCAGGTAGATATGGGCATCGCCCAGCGTATGCACGAAGTCGCCCGGCTTCAGGCCGCACACCTGCGCCACCATCATGGTCAGCAGCGCGTAGCTCGCGATATTGAACGGCACGCCGAGGAAGATGTCGGCGCTGCGCTGATAGAGCTGGCACGAGAGCTTGCCGTCGGCCACGTAGAACTGGAAGAAGGCGTGGCAGGGTGGCAGCTTCATCGTGTCGATGTCGGCCACGTTCCAGGCCGACACGATCAGGCGGCGCGAATCGGGCGTGCGCTTGATCTGTTCGATCACCTGGCGGATCTGGTCGATATGGCGGCCGTCCGGCGCAGGCCAGTTGCGCCACTGGTAGCCATACACCGGCCCGAGATTGCCCTCGGCATCGGCCCATTCATCCCAGATGGTGACGCCGTTGTCCTTCAGGTACTGGATGTTGGTGTCGCCGGACAGGAACCACAGCAATTCGTGGATGATCGACTTCAGGTGCGCCTTCTTGGTGGTGACCAGCGGGAACCCCTGCGACAGGTCGAAGCGCATCTGGTGGCCAAACACAGACACGGTGCCAGTGCCGGTGCGGTCGGTCTTCTTCACGCCGTGCTCGAGCACGTGGCGCATCAGGTCCAGGTATTGTTGCATTGCAAATCCTTCATGCAGATCGGCGCATTTTACCACCAAGGCATCCGCCCCGCGCCGCCGATATCGGCTCTGGACAAGACCGGCAACGGCTGCACGAGTTCCCTGCCATGCCGCGTCTGGCGCCACGGGCAACGATTGCCGGGCGATGGCCACCGTACTGGGACAAACCCCGATATACAAGCCCCGCGACCTGGGCCCAAACAGCGGTAGGCCTTGTGGCGGTGCGACGTTATAATCCGCGATTGGCTTTTTTTCGAGTATGCATTTTGTCTGACCGTCTCGCGGTGCTGCCGCAGTATCTCCTTCCCAAGCAAGCCCTCACCTCGCTCGCCGGCAAGCTCGCCAGTGCACGCGCCGGCGCACTGACCACCGGCATCATCGAGCGCTTCGTCGCCCGCTACAACGTCAACATGGCCGAGGCGGCCAATCCCGACATCCGCAGCTACTCGACATTCAACGAATTCTTCACCCGCCCGCTCAAGCCCGGTGTCCGCCCGCTGGCCCGGGCTGACTTCATCTGCCCGGTGGATGGCGCGATCAGCCAGTTTGGCGCAATCGAGCGCGACCAGATTTTCCAGGCCAAGGGCCACCAGTACTCGACCACGGCGCTGGTCGGCGGCGACGCAGCACTCGCCAGGCAATTCGAGGATGGCAGCTTTGCCACGATCTACCTGAGCCCGCGGGACTACCACCGCATCCACATGCCTTGCGACGGCCGCCTGGTACGCATGATCTATGTGCCGGGCGCGTTGTTCTCGGTCAACCCGACGACCGCGCGTGGCGTGCCGGGCCTGTTTGCCCGCAACGAGCGCGTGGTGTGCGTGTTCGAATCCGAACATGGGCCATTCGTGCTGACGCTGGTCGGCGCCACCATCGTCGGCAGCATGGCCACGGTCTGGCACGGCGTGGTCAACCCGCCGCGCAGCGCAAAGGTGCGCGAATGGCGCTACGACGAGCAGCAGATCGTGCTGAAGCAAGGCGAAGAGATGGGCCGCTTCCTGCTTGGCTCGACGGTCGTGCTGCTATTCCCCAAGGGCAAGCTGCGCTTCAACAAGGAGTGGGAAGCCGCCCGCCCGGTGCGCCTCGGCGAGAAAATGGGTGTGAAGTAAGTCCTGCCGTCATCCATCTGCGATGGCCCGGTCGATGTGCAAGTCATTCTGCAATAGCATGATTTCGTGATGGTATTTGGGGGGCTGGTGATTGAAGCCAGCCCCTCAAACCCATTCTGCCGTGTCGGCAGGAAGTCCATCAGGCACCATCCGTGCGGCCACCCTCATCCGCGCTTGAATGGCCATTTTGCAAAGGCCCACCCTTCGCTGGCGGGCTGCATCAATCCGCCTCCCGAGCTGGCTCGACGCCACTTCAGCCCACTCCCGATCGAGGAATAAGTTGACGTCGACGCGCAGGTTGGCAAACTGTTCAGATCGGAAATCGCACCAGCTGTATCTGTGATGGTCGCCGCATTCAGCCAAAATGGTGGTGTCGAAAGAAATGCAGGTATCCCTATGACCACGTTGGCAATTTCAGGCCTCGAGCCGCTGCAGCCGCAAGAGCCGCTGGAGCATGTGCAGAACAATCGACGGGTGCCTGGCAACAACGGCATCTGGGTCGGCATTACCTGCGAATTTGTCGAGTTTCTGGTTCTCTTCACCGTGTATTTCGTTGCCCGGGCCCATTTCCCACAGGCATTTGAGCAAGGGGGCGAGAAACTGTCCCGGCTGTCGGGGACGGTTATTACCGCACTGATGGTGACCAGCAGCTTTTTCATAGCCTGCTCGGTTGCAACGATGCGTGCAGGCAAGCGCCGGGCCTCGATTGGCTGGCTGCTTGCAGGCTTGGTGATGGCGCTTGGCTATCCACTCACCAAATATCTCGAGTTCCAGTGGAACATGGCGCATGGCGTTACTGGCGATGCGGGCATATTCTTCACCGTCTACTACTACCTGACCCTGAGCCATCTGGTTCATGCCACCTGGGGCATCCTCGGCATACTGTGGGTATTGGCCCGGCACCTGGCTGGCGGCTATTCAGCCGATGATCACGGCGGCCTGGAAGCGTTGGCGAGCTACTGGCACGCCACGGACATCATCTGGCTGGTTCTCTTCTCGTTCTTCTACGTACTGGTGTAACCATGAATACTACCGAGAAAACGCTGTCGACCAGTCTGGCACCACTCACCTACGCCTGGCTGGGGCTGCTCGTCCTGACCATCACCAGCCTGTACCTCGGCCAATGGTTTCATGGCACGCCGTGGCTGCAGCTACTGGTTGCCGCCATTATCTGGGTCAAGGGCATGCTGGTTGCCCGGCGCTTCATCGAGGTTGAAGTCACCCACCCCTTCATTCGTCGCGTGGTGTATGTATTTGTCTCGGTGACGCCGCTGGCGCTGGCCATGACAGCTTATTTCGGTACGCAACTGGCGCATTGGGCATCACGATAGCTGCTGGGCGATCAGCGCTCCCAGCGTCGCCATTGCCGACATCAGGCGTTCCGAGCCCGGATGTCCGAAATTGAGGCGCAGGTAGTGGCTGAACTCCCGTTTGGCCGAGAAAATGGGGCCAGGTGCAATGCTGATGCCGTGCGTCAAAGCCTGTTGATGCAACAACAGGGTATCGACCCTGGCGGCCAGCTCCAGCCAGAGGAAATAGCCCCCCTTGGGACGTGCCAGCTTGGTTCCAGCCGGGAAATGGCGCTCGACGGCCTGCGCCAGCACTACCTCCTGCATGGCCAGCGTTTGCCGTAGATGCCGCAGATGATTATCGAATCCCCCCTGCTTGAGGTAATCGGCAACGGCGATCTGCACCGGGATGGTCGTGGCCAGGCTCAAGGAGAGCTTCTGGCGCTGGATCTGGCGCGCGTAGCGGCCAGCTGCCACCCACCCGATGCGATAGCCGGGAGCCAGGCATTTCGAGAACGACGAAACGTGCATCACCAGGCCGGTGCTATCTTCGGCCTTGCTGCATAGCGGCGCGTGCGGCCCGAAATAGAGCTCGGCGTACACATCGTCCTCGATGAGCGGCACGTCGTGTTGCCTCAGCAACGCCAGCAGCGCCTTCTTGCTTTCATCCGGCACGCGGCTGCCTGTCGGGTTCGCAAAGTTGAGCATGAATAGGCATGCCTTGATGGGGTGATGCCTGAGGGCATCCGCCAGGGCAGCCAGGTTGACCCCGTCACGGGGATGCGAAGGAATTTCGATGACCTTGAGGCCCAGGCGTTCGCTGGCCTGCAATCCGGCATAGAAGGTCGGCGATTCGATGGCTATCAGATCGCCGGGCTGGGTGACGGCTTGAAGGCATAGATTCAGCCCCTCCATCGCCCCGGAGGTAATGATGATCTCCTGCGGCGACACCGTTGCCCCCTGCGCCAGGTAGCGCAAGGCCAGTTGCCGGCGCAGCTCCTCGTTTCCAGGCGGCAGGTCGGTCAACGTTGCCTGCGGGTCGAACTTGCGGGCCGCGCTGGCGAGAAAGCGCCCAAGCTTGTCGAGCGGATAGCGATAGGGGCTGGGGAAGCTGGAGCCGAGCGGCACGACTGCGGGGTCGCGGGCACTCTCCAGTATCTGGAAGATGAAGTCGCTGACCTGGAGTTGCGTGGAGCCACCGACAGGGTGCGTCATCTCGGGCTCGGGCAGGCCCCGGCCCAAACGGGCGCGGACGAAATAGCCCGATTTGGGGCGCGCTTCGATCAGCCCGCGGCTCTCCAGCAGGTAGTAGGCTTGCGTCACCGTGACGGGGCTGACATCGTGGATACGGCAGGCATGCCGGACAGAAGGCAGTCGCTCCCCCGGACGAAGCACGCCGTTGAGGATGAGGTTTTCTGTCTGCTCTGCGAGCTCTTGGTAGCGACTCATGGCGCGATGTTATCAGGCACTGCCGCGCCGCGCGTTAAGCAACATCAAGGGCCGAATCGAGCCAGGCACGCCGTAGGCACGGCCTGCTGAATCACACTTTCTGCATCTGCCAAGACATTCGTCGTTTCCCGATCGAAGCAGAGAGGCGATCGATCCGGTCACGCAGCAAGTCCTGCTGGATTCGCCAAGGAATCGAAAACCTACGAAAACCCGATGAATGCCACATCAGTATGGCAAGGGACGGCCAATATTGATTGGCCGGTCTTTGCCGTCATGGAATTTGGGATCATTCGGACCATTGGTATACCCCACAGGAATCCCCGCCATATCGGTGTAGATGCGATACGTGCCACGGCCAACCCCGGTCGCAATCGGCTCGCCCTTTGGCCTCCAGCGCGTATCTTCTCGCCCATGCGGGCCATCCGCCGAGTCAATGACCGTCACAAGCCATTGAATGGTGTTGTCGATCAGCGGCGGAGTGGGTTCTTTACGCGTGGGAGGCGCATCAACGATGGTGATGTGCCCAAGTGCCTCATATCCCTCACGTGTGCGGCAACCACCATTGCACCAGAACATGAATAAGTCCCCGGGTTTGGCCGCCTCGATGGTCTGTATTTTCTGGAGACCGTAGCCCTTCTGCAGTGCTTCCCAATAGCTATCCAAGCGTAGGTGTTTTTTCCACTGGGTTTTGGACTCGATTTCCTTGACCGTCGGGTTGTTGGCCTTTTCGAGCACCGCGCTGACAAAACCAGTACACATCGTGTTGACCGAGTTTTCACTGGTAAACAGGTCACCCTTCCAGCGTACCCCTTCCGGCCCACGAATTACGTATTTGTTGTTCTCGGGCTTGACGGTGGCGAGCAACTCGCGAGCCAGTTTAAGGTGCGCGGGGACAGGCGTTGCCGGCTGATCCTCATCCGCAGCCAATATCTGCCCTGTTGCCATAGCCATCAGCATGGCAGCCACGATACATTTCATTCTGCTACTCCCAGCCATTATCTGAGTGAAAGCGTAATCGAACACAGGCCATCGCCACCGTGACAGCAAGCTAAGCGCACGCTGACTGCAATCGATTTGCCCGCATAGGGTTTGAGCATGCTCAGTCGCCCTTCATCACGGATGCGTCTGGTCAAAAACGAGACCATTTTCGGTAGTATATCGGCCAGAGGCATCAAGCTGCCACCGAAGGGGATCATTCCTCAATCATTGCGGCGTTGAAAAAGAACGTAAGAAAAGGCAATGGCAGGCATGTACTCCCTGCTGTCGGCCAGTAATTAGCATGTAAAGTGTGTCAATTACCAGGTAATAAGCAACACGAATTACATAATGGCATCTGGCATGATTAGTGACTGAAGCCAGTCGTGCCATTCCATAATATTGACAGAAGCCTCGCCCAGCCATTTTCTGTATAAATACGATTATCCAATATGCTGAAGAAACTACTGGCTATTTTTCTACTCGCAGCCTCATGTTTAGCCTCCGCAGGGGAACTGATCAGGGTGCCGACGCGCGACGGTGTATCCACCACGCTGTTTTGGGAATCGATACCCAATGCAAAAGCCACTGTTTTGCTTTTTCCAGGTGGAGGCGGTGGTTTTGGCAAAGTGGAAGATGGGAAGGCGACCGGCAATAATTTTTTAGTTCGCTCCAACCCATATTTTCTGGCTAATGGCTTCAATGTCGCCATTTTCGGCCGCCCCAATGATTCCGCTGAGCTGGAGTACGTAGACCGGACTAGCGATGCACACATGGCCGATGTACAGAAGGTGCTAGCCTTTATCAAGACTAAAGCTGATTTGCCAGTATGGGTCGTCGGTACCAGCCGAGGCACTATTTCTGCAACGGCTACCGCCATCCATGTGCAGAACGAAATTGCGGGTTTGGTGCTGACCTCCAGTGTCGTCAACAACAAGAAGCCCGGCGCCATACCCAAACAGGAATTGGCTGACATCAGGGTGCCAGTCCTGGTGCTTCATCATACAAAAGACGCCTGCCCCCTTTGCCAACCGCAGGAAGTTCCCAACATCCTGCGTGGCCTCAAGAATGCTCCTATCAAAAAGGAAATCATGGTTAGCGAGGGTGACAACCCAACGGGTGATCCGTGTGCGGCACTGCATTGGCACGGGTTTATCGGTATGGAAAAAGAAGCCGTCGATACCATAGGGCGCTGGATTAACAGCCCAACAAGCTGAAACACCCGGTTTCAAATTCCCCCTCATCACGGATGAGTTTGATCAAGAACGAGATCATTTTCGATAACATACCGATAGAGGCTTCAAGCTGCCGCCAAAGGGAATCCCCCAGGAGCTGTTGCGGCGTAGAAAATCGAACGTAGGAGTACGCAATGGTTGGCATGCACTTCATGCCATCGGCTACCAAGGAGCAGGTAAATTGTGTCAATTATTAGGCATGAATTGCAATGTCCCGACCGACATCTGCTTTTCATTCACCGGATTCTCGCGGCGTGGCGGGCACACCGACCATCACGGTGACGGCTGGGGTATCGCCTTCTTCGAGGGGCATGGCTGCCGCATCTTCCGCGACTACCTGCCCTCGGCCGAATCGCCGATCGCCGAGCTGGTGCAGCGCTACCCGATCAAGTCCACCAACGTCATCGCACATATCCGCAAAGCCACGCAGGGCGCGGTGAACCTGGCCAATACCCACCCCTTCCTGCGCGAGCTGTGGGGGCAATACTGGATTTTTGCCCACAACGGCAACCTCGAAGGCTTGCCCAACGACTTCGGCGACTATTACCAGCCGGTTGGCAGCACCGATAGCGAGCGTGCCTTCTGCTTGATTCTCGAGCGGCTGCGCAAGCGCTTCTCCGCACTGCCCGAACACGCCCAGCTGTGCCAGGCCCTGCGCGAGATCGCTACCGAGCTCGCCGCACTCGGCACCTTCAACTTCATGCTGTCCAACGGCGACTGGCTGTTCGCACACTGCGCCACCCATCTGCACTACATCGTGCGCCACGCCCCGTTTGCCCAGGCGCACCTGGTCGACGACGACGTCACGGTCGATTTCAGCGAGGTCACCACCCCCAACGACCGCGTCGCGGTGATCGCCACCCAGCCGCTGACCGACAACGAATGCTGGCACAAGATGGCGCCCGGCGAGCTAATCTGCTTCCGCGATGGCTATCCCGAGCCGGTAGCCTGACCGCCCCTGCCCCGGCACGGCGGCAATGGCCACGGGCAGCCCGCCGGGCAGGCGCAGCGCTGTGACGACACGGGCCGGGGCCCGACACCAAACTGTATGTGTATTTCCTGCCTCGGCATGGGCTAGAATTTCACGCTTCTACCCACCCACCCTGCACATCGAGCTATGTTCCAGCATGTTGACGCCTACGCAGGCGACCCGATCCTCACCCTCGTCGAAACCTTCAACAAGGACCCGCGCACCACCAAGGTCAACCTCGGCATCGGCCTGTATTACGATGAGCAGGGCCGCATTCCCTTGCTGCCGTCGGTCAGGAAAGCCGAAACGGCACGTGCGCAGAACGCCGCGGCACGCCCCTACCAGCCGATGGAAGGCGCTGCCAACTACCGCGAGGCGGTGCAGCAACTGGTATTCGGCGCCGAGCACGAGGCGGTGAAGGCCAATCGCATCGCCAGCATCCAGACCATCGGCGGCTCCGGCGCGCTCAAGATCGGTGGCGACTTCCTCAAGCGCTACTACCCGAACAGCGAAGTCTGGGTCAGCGATCCGACCTGGGACAACCATCGCTCGATGTTCGAGGGCGCCGGCTTCAAGGTGCACGACTACCCCTACTACGACGCCAAGACCGGCGGCGTGCGCTTCGACGAGATGCTGGCCACGCTCAAGTCGCTGCCCGAGCACAGCATCGTGCTGCTGCACCCGTGCTGCCACAATCCCACCGGCGTCGACCTGACGCGCGCGCAGTGGGAGCAGATCGTCCCCGTGGTCAAGGCCGGCAAGCTGATCCCGTTCATGGACATCGCCTACCAGGGCTTCGGTGATGGCCTGGAGGAAGATGCCTTCGCGATCCGCGCGATGACCGATGCGGGCGTCAGCTTCTTCGTCAGTAACTCGTTTTCGAAGAATCTCTCCTACTATGGCGAGCGCTGCGGCGGCCTGTCGGTCGTCTGCCAGGATGCGGAAGAAGCTAGCCGCGTGCTCGGCCAGCTCAAGTTCACCGTGCGCCGCAACTACTCGAGCCCACCGACCCACGGCGGCCAGATCACCGCGGCCGTGATGCAGACGCCGGAACTGCGCAGCGAATGGGAAAGCGAAGTCGCCGAGATGCGCGAGCGCATCAAGGCCATGCGCAAGAAGCTGCACGAGGTGCTGTCGGCCAAGATGCCAGGGCGCGATTTCAGCTACTTCCTCACCCAGCGCGGCATGTTCAGCTACACCGGGCTCAACCCGCAGCAGGTCGACCGCCTGCGCGAGGAGTTCGCCGTCTACCTGGTGCGCTCGGGCCGCATGTGCGTGGCCGGGCTCAACAACGGCAACGTCGACTACGTCGCCAATGCGATGGCCGCCGTAATGGCCTAAGCCACGCGGCGTGACGTCGATAGCGGCGTCGGTACGAAAAAGCGGCGATCACTCGCCGCTTTTTTCATGCTTGTCGCACACAAGCTCCACCAGCGCGCCGCACCAAGACGCCAGATTGGCTCAGTCCTCGCGGCCGCGGCCGATGCGCAGCGTGACGATGACGCTGTCGTCGTCGGTGTCCTCATCCTTGTCGATCGACGACACCTTGAAGTTGTTGTCAAACACCAGCTCGACCCCAGCCATCACCTTGATCTTGCGGCTGCCCTTCTGCACCGCGCTGCTGAGCTTCTTCGCCGGCGGCGGCTCGAAGGCCTCTGGCTGGCTGAAGTATTCGACGGCATGCGTCTCGGCCAGGGCCGCTTCGAGCGCATCGAGCGGCACATAATCGGACGACAGCTGCTTGATGTCGTCGATCGAGAACGGTGCATCCGATTCGAGCTGCGTCACCAGAGCATTGCTGAATTCGATGGCGCGATCGGGCTCCTCGATCTCGCTCGTCACCTTCTTCACCAGCTTGGTCAACGACTGCAGCGCGGCCTTCTCGGTCACCTTCTTGCGCACCTGCAGGAAGGCCTCGAGCCAGTACTTGGTCTTGCTGCTCAGGCGATCGACGGCATACACCGTGTGGTCGCGCGCGATGACCACCGCGCCCTTCTGGATCTGACCCAGGCTGATGCCGGTGCTGCCGCGTAGCCGGTAGCGGCCCTGCGCCTCTTCGACCGAGAGATAGGCCTCATGCACCTCGGATTTGAAGATGCCGAGCGCCTGCGTAGTCTCGCCGTCGACCTTGATGTCATGGAACAACACCAGCAGCAGGTCACCAGCACCGATATTGGGATGCACCGACTGCGCGTAGAGGTGGCGCGCGATCTTCTCCGACACAGCCTGCAGACCGGCCGCGCCATCGAACAGCTCGCGGCTGTAGTGGTAGATCTCGTTCAGCTGCAGATCGGATTCGTGAAAGAACTCGTAGCCGTCGCCGGCCGACTTGACCGCGCTGGCGAGGTAATGGCTGACCAGCAACTGGCACACCGCCTCGTCGGCATCGGCCAGCTCGCTCGACAAGCGGCAGCCTTCGTCGCGGCCGCGATTGCCGACCTGGTGAACAATGGCCTGGCGAACCCGGGCTGTGCTGACATCGACCGTCATGGAAGTGGCTCCTGGCGAAAGGTGAAGGCTAAGCGAGAGAATAGCGTGAAATGCCCAGCGGGCGCTTTGCACGCGGGCAACAAAAAAGCCCGCAGATCCAGTCTGTCGGGCTTTTTTGTATCGCTCTGCAAGGCATGCAGAGCGGGGTAATTGGTGCGGATGGTGGGACTCGAACCCACACGTC
This window harbors:
- a CDS encoding PLP-dependent aminotransferase family protein codes for the protein MSRYQELAEQTENLILNGVLRPGERLPSVRHACRIHDVSPVTVTQAYYLLESRGLIEARPKSGYFVRARLGRGLPEPEMTHPVGGSTQLQVSDFIFQILESARDPAVVPLGSSFPSPYRYPLDKLGRFLASAARKFDPQATLTDLPPGNEELRRQLALRYLAQGATVSPQEIIITSGAMEGLNLCLQAVTQPGDLIAIESPTFYAGLQASERLGLKVIEIPSHPRDGVNLAALADALRHHPIKACLFMLNFANPTGSRVPDESKKALLALLRQHDVPLIEDDVYAELYFGPHAPLCSKAEDSTGLVMHVSSFSKCLAPGYRIGWVAAGRYARQIQRQKLSLSLATTIPVQIAVADYLKQGGFDNHLRHLRQTLAMQEVVLAQAVERHFPAGTKLARPKGGYFLWLELAARVDTLLLHQQALTHGISIAPGPIFSAKREFSHYLRLNFGHPGSERLMSAMATLGALIAQQLS
- a CDS encoding alpha/beta hydrolase; translated protein: MLKKLLAIFLLAASCLASAGELIRVPTRDGVSTTLFWESIPNAKATVLLFPGGGGGFGKVEDGKATGNNFLVRSNPYFLANGFNVAIFGRPNDSAELEYVDRTSDAHMADVQKVLAFIKTKADLPVWVVGTSRGTISATATAIHVQNEIAGLVLTSSVVNNKKPGAIPKQELADIRVPVLVLHHTKDACPLCQPQEVPNILRGLKNAPIKKEIMVSEGDNPTGDPCAALHWHGFIGMEKEAVDTIGRWINSPTS
- a CDS encoding cytochrome c oxidase subunit 3 family protein — encoded protein: MVAAFSQNGGVERNAGIPMTTLAISGLEPLQPQEPLEHVQNNRRVPGNNGIWVGITCEFVEFLVLFTVYFVARAHFPQAFEQGGEKLSRLSGTVITALMVTSSFFIACSVATMRAGKRRASIGWLLAGLVMALGYPLTKYLEFQWNMAHGVTGDAGIFFTVYYYLTLSHLVHATWGILGILWVLARHLAGGYSADDHGGLEALASYWHATDIIWLVLFSFFYVLV
- a CDS encoding thymidylate synthase, which produces MQQYLDLMRHVLEHGVKKTDRTGTGTVSVFGHQMRFDLSQGFPLVTTKKAHLKSIIHELLWFLSGDTNIQYLKDNGVTIWDEWADAEGNLGPVYGYQWRNWPAPDGRHIDQIRQVIEQIKRTPDSRRLIVSAWNVADIDTMKLPPCHAFFQFYVADGKLSCQLYQRSADIFLGVPFNIASYALLTMMVAQVCGLKPGDFVHTLGDAHIYLNHLEQTELQLSREPRALPTMWINPEVNDIFTFSYDDFRLDHYDPHPAIKAPVAV
- a CDS encoding aromatic amino acid transaminase, whose amino-acid sequence is MFQHVDAYAGDPILTLVETFNKDPRTTKVNLGIGLYYDEQGRIPLLPSVRKAETARAQNAAARPYQPMEGAANYREAVQQLVFGAEHEAVKANRIASIQTIGGSGALKIGGDFLKRYYPNSEVWVSDPTWDNHRSMFEGAGFKVHDYPYYDAKTGGVRFDEMLATLKSLPEHSIVLLHPCCHNPTGVDLTRAQWEQIVPVVKAGKLIPFMDIAYQGFGDGLEEDAFAIRAMTDAGVSFFVSNSFSKNLSYYGERCGGLSVVCQDAEEASRVLGQLKFTVRRNYSSPPTHGGQITAAVMQTPELRSEWESEVAEMRERIKAMRKKLHEVLSAKMPGRDFSYFLTQRGMFSYTGLNPQQVDRLREEFAVYLVRSGRMCVAGLNNGNVDYVANAMAAVMA
- a CDS encoding class II glutamine amidotransferase, coding for MCQLLGMNCNVPTDICFSFTGFSRRGGHTDHHGDGWGIAFFEGHGCRIFRDYLPSAESPIAELVQRYPIKSTNVIAHIRKATQGAVNLANTHPFLRELWGQYWIFAHNGNLEGLPNDFGDYYQPVGSTDSERAFCLILERLRKRFSALPEHAQLCQALREIATELAALGTFNFMLSNGDWLFAHCATHLHYIVRHAPFAQAHLVDDDVTVDFSEVTTPNDRVAVIATQPLTDNECWHKMAPGELICFRDGYPEPVA
- a CDS encoding dihydrofolate reductase yields the protein MSPTLSLIAAMARNRVIGIDNRLPWHLPEDLKHFKALTLGHPILMGRKTFESIGRPLPGRTSIVISRNSQWRADGCLVAGSIAQGLELAPAADEVFVIGGAELYSQAMGLAQRLYLTEIDADVAGDAYFPALDMTQWQEAERVVHADDGRGFGYAFVRYDRRGA
- the asd gene encoding archaetidylserine decarboxylase (Phosphatidylserine decarboxylase is synthesized as a single chain precursor. Generation of the pyruvoyl active site from a Ser is coupled to cleavage of a Gly-Ser bond between the larger (beta) and smaller (alpha chains). It is an integral membrane protein.), with protein sequence MSDRLAVLPQYLLPKQALTSLAGKLASARAGALTTGIIERFVARYNVNMAEAANPDIRSYSTFNEFFTRPLKPGVRPLARADFICPVDGAISQFGAIERDQIFQAKGHQYSTTALVGGDAALARQFEDGSFATIYLSPRDYHRIHMPCDGRLVRMIYVPGALFSVNPTTARGVPGLFARNERVVCVFESEHGPFVLTLVGATIVGSMATVWHGVVNPPRSAKVREWRYDEQQIVLKQGEEMGRFLLGSTVVLLFPKGKLRFNKEWEAARPVRLGEKMGVK
- a CDS encoding nucleoid-associated protein — encoded protein: MTVDVSTARVRQAIVHQVGNRGRDEGCRLSSELADADEAVCQLLVSHYLASAVKSAGDGYEFFHESDLQLNEIYHYSRELFDGAAGLQAVSEKIARHLYAQSVHPNIGAGDLLLVLFHDIKVDGETTQALGIFKSEVHEAYLSVEEAQGRYRLRGSTGISLGQIQKGAVVIARDHTVYAVDRLSSKTKYWLEAFLQVRKKVTEKAALQSLTKLVKKVTSEIEEPDRAIEFSNALVTQLESDAPFSIDDIKQLSSDYVPLDALEAALAETHAVEYFSQPEAFEPPPAKKLSSAVQKGSRKIKVMAGVELVFDNNFKVSSIDKDEDTDDDSVIVTLRIGRGRED